The proteins below are encoded in one region of Phycisphaerales bacterium:
- the smc gene encoding chromosome segregation protein SMC, whose product MRLAKLTVCGFKSFADKTEFTFDHAITGIVGPNGCGKSNVVDAIKWVLGERSSKSLRGTEMIDVIFAGSAGRKPGGMASVALTFENPVLEVVQEEKRPTAELAESAEGAEERQVGKEGEQDVSISDASADPESASPSDSDPSSPTPRNSAPSANSAVVPLVSRRKRGLNFDADTVEIERRLYRDGDSEYLINGKTARLKDIREMFLDTGVGADAYSIIEQGKVDAMLLASPQERRVIFEEAAGIAKYKQRRVEAQRKLERTQANLTTTREQLESTERRLRLVRGQAVKARKFVELDSQLKAWRLALAFDQYDDLVQRLAGLTSRQADLSVQRDEGGATLAELETRKQEADLQRHELASQHKGVEQERLGAEHAVQQATQRQGMLERAVEEAQRQGQVDRQRQADIAQRLTSTETSITDQRESIAAMGESLAEAERRLQQAGSQRAEVLESLNERRQQLSQKQSSASRIDRERIGLLASIAADAKRIDGPGGLKEQIERLAGKAGKLTEDEGRLAEGITAGEATTKAAAEKVKELEWELTRLEEQLGRLSTDRRERADRTKSLEQELVRIDSRRATLQEMVENRAGFAESVRAVLKAREKGDGAFAGVIAPLADLIETRSDLDAEAAAAVESALGADLQALVIENAAALPSREDLAKLPGRVTFLPMTAAAPSPHTVPSVDLAAAGFMLDSARARLVSLRSLVKVRGGDQADPRLQDLLDRVLGRSYLVTDLDAALMLASGPLAGQHARFITRDGMTLDADGRVNAGKGASDEAAGFLRRRAELDTLRAQVAELSATLETERTALKGVDTEAAAMTAQLGSARQSLAQQQRTVLQEQNKLERLQADLARVQREHRGLDQESAQLADRLKKLEEDRAKLQEKAESLGRLQEEETKAAQSLEAEVKSIQLRADAAQEQMTSAKVDVSKLSEQVSGARRELSRLENSRDELTRQARDLTSHLERLESKLAEHAAAIEQCAQQIVTSKEQATTLAAQSTTLLEQLKAAEQSASTLAEQVHAARQHFNVLERDWHSLEVSRRELEVKRENMEERTQEELSVDLPREYPEYREMMAGGDVTRIDTSEAALNIDTLKEAVRKLGSVNLEAMEEEKNLEQQNDTLVKQVADIDAARQQLEDLITTLNQVSRERFGEIFTTIQQNFGGESGMFRKLFGGGKAEVRLMPLIKEVENADGTTSKVETTETDLLESGIEVIAKPPGKEPRSISQLSGGEKTLTAVALLMSIFRSKPSCFCVLDEVDAALDEGNVGRFNHVIREYTDRSHFIVITHNKRTMQSADRLYGVTMQERGVSTRVSVRFDEVGKNGEISAKASEGAAALNTHAIVESKANGSLKAGLAAMREDTPVMSN is encoded by the coding sequence TTGCGTCTTGCCAAGCTCACCGTCTGCGGTTTTAAGTCCTTCGCCGACAAGACCGAGTTCACCTTCGACCACGCCATCACCGGCATCGTCGGGCCCAACGGCTGCGGCAAGTCCAACGTCGTCGACGCCATCAAGTGGGTGCTGGGCGAGCGCTCCAGCAAGTCCCTCCGCGGCACCGAGATGATCGACGTCATCTTCGCCGGCTCCGCGGGCCGCAAACCCGGCGGCATGGCCAGCGTCGCGCTGACGTTCGAGAACCCTGTCCTCGAAGTCGTGCAGGAAGAGAAAAGGCCCACCGCGGAGTTGGCGGAGTCTGCGGAGGGCGCGGAGGAAAGGCAGGTTGGAAAAGAGGGTGAGCAGGATGTCTCGATCTCGGACGCTTCCGCCGATCCTGAATCAGCCTCGCCCTCCGATTCCGACCCCTCCTCTCCGACTCCGCGCAACTCCGCCCCCTCCGCAAACTCCGCGGTAGTGCCTCTGGTCTCCCGCCGCAAGCGAGGCCTGAACTTCGACGCCGACACCGTCGAGATCGAGCGTCGCCTCTACCGCGACGGCGACAGCGAGTACCTCATCAACGGCAAGACGGCACGCCTCAAGGACATCCGCGAGATGTTCCTCGATACCGGCGTGGGCGCGGACGCCTATTCGATCATCGAGCAGGGCAAGGTCGATGCCATGCTCCTCGCCAGCCCGCAGGAGCGGCGGGTGATCTTCGAGGAGGCCGCGGGGATCGCCAAGTACAAGCAGCGCCGCGTCGAGGCCCAGCGCAAGCTGGAGCGCACGCAGGCTAACCTCACGACCACGCGCGAGCAGCTGGAGAGCACCGAGCGTCGCCTGCGGCTGGTGCGGGGCCAGGCGGTCAAGGCCCGCAAGTTCGTGGAGCTCGACTCGCAGCTCAAGGCGTGGCGCCTCGCGCTCGCGTTCGACCAGTACGACGACCTCGTGCAGCGCCTCGCGGGGCTGACCAGCCGCCAGGCCGACCTCAGCGTGCAGCGCGACGAGGGCGGGGCCACGCTCGCGGAGCTCGAGACCAGGAAGCAGGAGGCCGACCTCCAGAGGCACGAGCTCGCCAGCCAACACAAGGGCGTGGAGCAGGAGCGGCTCGGCGCCGAGCACGCCGTGCAGCAGGCCACGCAGCGGCAGGGCATGCTGGAAAGAGCCGTCGAGGAGGCCCAGCGTCAAGGCCAAGTAGACCGCCAGCGGCAGGCGGACATCGCCCAGCGGCTCACGTCCACCGAGACGTCCATCACCGATCAGCGCGAGTCCATCGCCGCGATGGGCGAGTCGCTCGCCGAGGCCGAGCGCCGCCTCCAGCAGGCGGGCAGCCAGCGTGCCGAGGTGCTCGAGAGCCTCAACGAAAGGCGGCAGCAGCTCTCGCAGAAGCAGTCGTCGGCCTCCCGCATCGACCGCGAGCGCATCGGCCTGCTCGCCTCCATCGCGGCCGACGCCAAGCGCATCGACGGCCCCGGCGGCCTCAAGGAGCAGATCGAGCGTCTCGCGGGCAAGGCCGGCAAGCTGACTGAGGACGAGGGCCGCCTCGCAGAGGGCATCACCGCCGGCGAGGCCACCACCAAGGCCGCGGCGGAGAAGGTCAAGGAACTCGAGTGGGAGCTCACCCGCCTGGAGGAGCAGCTCGGCCGCCTCTCCACCGACCGCCGCGAACGCGCCGATCGCACGAAGTCCCTCGAGCAGGAACTCGTCCGCATCGACTCCCGCCGCGCCACGCTGCAGGAGATGGTCGAGAACCGCGCCGGCTTCGCCGAGTCCGTCCGCGCCGTCCTCAAGGCCCGCGAGAAGGGCGATGGGGCGTTCGCTGGCGTGATCGCCCCGCTGGCCGACCTCATCGAAACGCGGAGTGATTTGGACGCGGAGGCCGCCGCGGCCGTCGAGTCCGCCCTCGGTGCCGACCTCCAGGCCCTCGTCATCGAGAACGCCGCCGCCCTCCCCAGCCGCGAGGACCTCGCCAAGCTCCCGGGCCGCGTCACATTCCTGCCGATGACCGCCGCGGCCCCCTCGCCGCACACGGTCCCCTCCGTCGATCTCGCGGCCGCGGGCTTCATGCTCGACTCCGCCCGCGCACGCCTCGTGTCGCTGCGCTCGCTCGTGAAAGTCCGCGGCGGCGATCAGGCCGACCCCCGCCTCCAGGACCTGCTCGACCGCGTGCTCGGCCGCAGCTACCTCGTCACCGACCTCGACGCCGCGCTCATGCTCGCCAGCGGCCCCCTCGCGGGCCAGCACGCCCGCTTCATCACCCGCGACGGCATGACCCTCGACGCCGACGGTCGCGTCAATGCGGGTAAAGGCGCGAGCGACGAGGCCGCGGGCTTCCTCCGCCGTCGCGCCGAGCTCGACACTCTGCGTGCCCAGGTCGCCGAGCTCTCCGCCACGCTCGAGACCGAGCGCACCGCTCTCAAGGGCGTGGACACCGAGGCCGCGGCCATGACGGCCCAGCTCGGCTCCGCCCGCCAATCCCTCGCCCAGCAGCAGCGCACCGTGCTCCAGGAGCAGAACAAGCTCGAACGCCTCCAGGCCGACCTCGCCCGCGTGCAGCGCGAGCACCGCGGCCTCGATCAGGAATCCGCGCAGCTCGCTGATCGCCTCAAGAAGCTCGAAGAGGACCGCGCCAAGCTCCAGGAGAAGGCCGAGTCACTCGGCCGACTCCAGGAGGAGGAGACCAAGGCCGCGCAGTCGCTGGAGGCCGAGGTCAAGTCGATCCAGCTCCGCGCCGACGCCGCGCAGGAGCAGATGACCTCCGCGAAGGTGGACGTCAGCAAGCTCTCCGAGCAGGTCTCCGGCGCCCGCCGCGAGCTGTCACGCCTGGAGAACTCCCGCGACGAGCTCACCCGCCAGGCCCGCGACCTCACGTCGCACCTGGAGCGGCTCGAGTCCAAGCTCGCCGAGCACGCGGCCGCGATCGAGCAGTGCGCTCAGCAGATCGTCACGAGCAAGGAGCAGGCCACGACCCTGGCCGCTCAGTCAACCACGCTGCTCGAGCAGCTCAAGGCCGCGGAGCAATCCGCCTCCACGCTCGCCGAGCAGGTGCACGCCGCCCGCCAGCACTTCAACGTGCTGGAGCGCGACTGGCACAGCCTCGAAGTCTCGCGCCGCGAGCTCGAGGTCAAGCGCGAGAACATGGAGGAGCGGACGCAGGAGGAGCTGAGCGTCGACCTGCCCCGCGAGTACCCCGAGTACCGCGAGATGATGGCCGGCGGCGATGTGACCCGCATCGACACCAGCGAGGCCGCGCTCAACATCGACACGCTCAAGGAGGCCGTCCGCAAGCTCGGCAGCGTGAACCTCGAGGCGATGGAAGAAGAAAAGAACCTCGAGCAGCAGAACGACACGCTCGTCAAGCAGGTGGCCGACATCGACGCCGCCCGCCAGCAGCTCGAGGACCTCATCACCACGCTCAACCAGGTCTCCCGCGAGCGCTTCGGCGAGATCTTCACCACGATCCAGCAGAACTTCGGCGGCGAGTCCGGCATGTTCCGCAAGCTCTTCGGCGGCGGCAAGGCCGAGGTCCGCCTCATGCCCCTCATCAAGGAAGTCGAGAACGCCGACGGCACGACCTCCAAGGTCGAAACCACCGAGACCGACCTGCTCGAGTCCGGCATCGAGGTCATCGCCAAGCCGCCGGGCAAGGAGCCCCGCTCCATCAGCCAGCTCTCCGGCGGCGAGAAGACGCTCACCGCCGTGGCCCTCCTCATGTCCATCTTCCGCAGCAAGCCCTCCTGCTTCTGCGTGCTGGACGAAGTGGACGCCGCGCTTGATGAGGGCAACGTCGGCCGCTTCAACCACGTCATCCGCGAGTACACCGACCGCTCCCACTTCATCGTCATCACGCACAACAAGCGCACCATGCAGTCCGCCGACCGCCTCTACGGCGTCACCATGCAGGAACGCGGCGTCTCCACCCGCGTCTCCGTCCGCTTCGACGAGGTCGGCAAGAACGGCGAGATCTCCGCCAAGGCCAGCGAGGGCGCGGCCGCGCTCAACACCCATGCGATCGTCGAGAGCAAGGCGAACGGTTCGCTGAAGGCGGGCCTCGCCGCGATGCGTGAGGACACGCCGGTGATGTCGAACTGA
- the fsa gene encoding fructose-6-phosphate aldolase — MLIYVDTANIDEIKQAHDLGVLDGVTTNPTLIAKEGVDYSKRLADICKIVTGPVSAEVISTDFKGMMREGEAHAKIAPNIVVKLPCTTDGLKACKAFSDQGIKTNMTLCFQTLQAMMVAKAGAYLVSPFIGRLDDIGEDGMELIRNIRQVYDNYGMETKVLAASIRHTNHLLHCALAGADVATCPLNVITACMKHPLTDQGLEKFVADYKKAFG; from the coding sequence ATGCTCATCTACGTAGACACGGCCAACATCGACGAAATCAAGCAGGCCCACGACCTGGGCGTCCTCGACGGGGTGACGACCAACCCCACCCTCATCGCCAAGGAGGGCGTGGACTACTCCAAGCGCCTCGCCGACATCTGCAAGATCGTCACCGGCCCCGTGTCCGCCGAGGTCATCTCGACCGACTTCAAGGGCATGATGCGCGAGGGCGAGGCCCACGCGAAGATCGCGCCCAACATCGTCGTCAAACTCCCCTGCACCACCGACGGCCTCAAGGCCTGCAAGGCGTTCAGCGACCAGGGCATCAAGACCAACATGACGCTCTGCTTCCAGACGCTCCAGGCGATGATGGTCGCCAAGGCCGGCGCGTACCTCGTCTCGCCGTTCATCGGGCGCCTCGATGACATCGGCGAGGACGGCATGGAGCTCATCCGCAACATCCGCCAGGTGTACGACAACTACGGCATGGAGACCAAGGTGCTGGCGGCGAGCATCCGCCACACCAACCACCTGCTGCACTGCGCGCTGGCGGGGGCGGACGTCGCCACCTGCCCCCTCAACGTGATCACCGCGTGCATGAAGCACCCGCTGACGGACCAGGGGCTCGAGAAGTTCGTGGCGGACTACAAGAAGGCGTTTGGATAA
- a CDS encoding rhodanese-like domain-containing protein, whose protein sequence is MTTNVRPLRSAGWTTFTATLLGVLGLFMLTACSQPISDKDVDKHQVSVAEVKRLLDLQRSKGKDDVIVLLDTRPPAEFAKGHIPGARNLQLSQVKPKGPRDAGLERYKNIIVYGQDGSSAAPRALVKRMMELEYENVAMMAGGLYQWRVTGGAIEGTESK, encoded by the coding sequence ATGACGACCAACGTTCGCCCCCTCCGTTCAGCTGGTTGGACCACCTTCACCGCCACCCTTCTGGGGGTGCTTGGCCTCTTCATGCTGACGGCCTGCTCGCAGCCCATCAGCGACAAGGACGTGGACAAGCACCAGGTGAGCGTGGCCGAGGTCAAGCGACTGCTGGACCTGCAGCGGTCCAAGGGCAAGGACGACGTCATCGTCCTGCTGGACACCCGCCCGCCGGCGGAGTTCGCCAAGGGGCATATCCCGGGGGCGCGCAACCTCCAGCTGTCGCAGGTGAAGCCCAAGGGGCCGCGGGACGCGGGGCTGGAGCGGTACAAGAACATCATCGTCTACGGCCAGGACGGCTCATCCGCGGCCCCGCGGGCGCTGGTGAAGCGGATGATGGAGCTGGAGTACGAGAACGTCGCGATGATGGCGGGCGGGCTGTACCAGTGGCGGGTGACGGGCGGGGCTATCGAGGGCACGGAGTCCAAGTGA
- a CDS encoding protein-disulfide reductase DsbD domain-containing protein, whose product MQPEPKAAPNASEQEKRPHIRATLLNQHHTVTPNSTAWIGLELDIDKDWHTYWPGRNETGTPPAVKWNLPAGYKVGEFLWPAPKRYVQGGDTLDHVYEGRVLLMAPLEVPASAKPGEKVQIKAACTFVVCQDVCLMEKASPTLTLIVSDGWSSSTVPPHAKRFTEARERVPVPLKDAKGVSAKVENGKLLVEAKGAAKVMFYPYEDSVATPALLKEGEVKGERLTLTLQPEDAPARIRGVVEAQGGALKQPVFVDVDLEVPRS is encoded by the coding sequence GTGCAGCCCGAACCCAAAGCGGCCCCCAACGCGTCCGAGCAGGAGAAACGCCCGCACATCCGGGCAACGCTGCTCAACCAGCACCACACCGTCACCCCCAACTCCACGGCCTGGATCGGCCTCGAACTCGACATCGATAAGGACTGGCACACCTACTGGCCCGGCCGCAACGAGACCGGCACACCCCCGGCCGTGAAGTGGAACCTGCCCGCGGGGTACAAGGTCGGCGAGTTCCTCTGGCCCGCCCCCAAGCGGTACGTGCAGGGTGGCGACACCCTCGACCACGTGTACGAGGGTCGGGTGCTGCTGATGGCGCCGCTGGAAGTGCCCGCGTCGGCCAAGCCCGGGGAAAAGGTGCAGATTAAGGCCGCGTGCACGTTCGTGGTGTGCCAGGACGTCTGCCTGATGGAGAAGGCCTCACCCACGCTGACGCTGATAGTCAGCGACGGCTGGAGCAGCTCCACGGTGCCGCCGCATGCCAAGCGCTTCACCGAGGCCCGCGAGCGTGTGCCCGTGCCTCTCAAAGACGCCAAGGGGGTCTCCGCTAAGGTCGAGAACGGCAAGCTCTTAGTAGAGGCCAAGGGGGCGGCCAAGGTGATGTTCTACCCCTACGAAGACTCGGTCGCCACCCCCGCCCTGCTCAAGGAGGGCGAGGTGAAAGGCGAGCGGCTGACGCTCACGCTGCAGCCGGAAGACGCCCCCGCGCGCATCAGGGGGGTTGTCGAGGCCCAGGGCGGCGCACTGAAACAACCGGTGTTTGTCGACGTTGATCTGGAGGTCCCCAGGTCCTGA
- a CDS encoding redoxin domain-containing protein, with protein sequence MKAKALLVIVAAMFAASPVLAQAKKSEEAPKTTQPEKKDEQRKEEKRERKDESKDSQKDTKKDSKDEKDRNPKAAAKVGEKAPDFTATDTNGNTVKLSELTSQGKIVVLQWFNPDCPYVVKHYKKGDTNTFNELHTKYNGKDVVILAVASSAPGKQGSGTERLNKAKTDWNMQYPIVLDESGTIGKSFGAKNTPAMAVIGKDGTLAYWGAIDDDNGPDKPGKTNYVAKALDELIAGKPVTTKETKPYGCSVKYKS encoded by the coding sequence ATGAAAGCGAAGGCACTGCTGGTGATCGTGGCCGCGATGTTCGCGGCGTCCCCCGTCCTGGCCCAGGCGAAAAAGTCGGAGGAGGCCCCGAAAACGACGCAGCCCGAGAAGAAGGACGAGCAGCGCAAGGAAGAGAAGCGGGAGCGCAAGGACGAGTCCAAGGACTCCCAGAAGGACACCAAGAAGGACAGCAAGGACGAGAAGGACCGCAACCCCAAGGCCGCGGCGAAGGTGGGCGAGAAGGCGCCCGACTTCACCGCCACCGACACCAACGGCAATACGGTGAAGCTCAGCGAGCTGACCAGCCAGGGCAAGATCGTCGTCCTGCAGTGGTTCAACCCCGACTGCCCCTACGTGGTCAAGCACTACAAGAAGGGCGACACCAACACCTTCAACGAGCTGCACACCAAGTACAACGGCAAGGACGTCGTGATCCTCGCCGTCGCCAGCAGCGCCCCCGGCAAGCAGGGCAGCGGCACCGAGCGCCTCAACAAGGCCAAGACCGACTGGAACATGCAGTACCCGATCGTCCTTGATGAGTCGGGCACCATCGGCAAGTCCTTCGGCGCCAAGAACACCCCCGCCATGGCCGTGATCGGCAAGGACGGCACCCTCGCCTACTGGGGCGCCATCGACGACGACAACGGCCCGGACAAGCCCGGCAAGACCAACTACGTGGCCAAGGCCCTCGATGAGCTCATCGCCGGCAAGCCCGTGACCACCAAGGAGACCAAGCCCTACGGCTGCTCCGTGAAGTACAAGAGCTGA
- a CDS encoding site-2 protease family protein: MLENLSTVRDLLLVCIGFGLIVFVHELGHFLAARWAGIRVLAFAIGFGPALFSYRKGMGLRAGSGEKEYIEKLKAEPLRAREFSPTEYRFNILPLGGYVKMLGQEDVNPNAVSDAPDSYQNCIPWKRMVVISAGVIMNIITAAILFIAVFMAGLPVEPAKVGTVFAGSPAATTLPTNAAEAGVQSPGLLPGDRIVSINGRTPNSFSDLTLETAMTGPQEDINLVVSRDGVERPLAFRLRPEPGKLTGLLEIGVAPSRSTQLMDAEDDAELEAWQKDMAKKGFPEIQAGAELIRVGEHVAHDGNEVDDAARHSGGRPFEAEFRNKDGTTSVVVLQPMPEMDTDILPVSGRIITPVEHLLGLMPVMKVDLAAAKAEAQGLRAGDVFARIGDIEFPSMTQGMTAIKAHSGKRLPITVLREENGVRKPVQLDVKVSRKGQIGFHVGDVGDAEALVALPYDQLRRPREKEPFRPAAAGVIVSPGTRIVGVNDQAVNDFASLRAALLDATSAATDGATINLKVQRPSHGQPPAADAPVETFPMRLQQADITSLRALGWQSPVGLPFEPEQTKRKAATPVEAIKTGLAETRRVMLTTYVTFARLAQGTVKVEHLKGPVGIAHIGTLVASKGLINLLFFMALISINLAVINFLPLPIVDGGQFLFLVYEQVRGKPVPMGFQNAVTMAGLVLIASMFLIVTFNDISNLLGF; the protein is encoded by the coding sequence ATGCTTGAGAACCTCTCCACCGTCCGTGACCTGCTGCTGGTGTGCATCGGGTTCGGACTCATTGTGTTCGTGCACGAGCTGGGGCACTTCCTGGCCGCGCGCTGGGCCGGGATCCGCGTCCTGGCGTTCGCCATCGGCTTCGGCCCCGCCCTGTTCAGCTACCGCAAGGGCATGGGCCTGCGGGCGGGCTCCGGCGAGAAGGAGTACATCGAGAAGCTCAAGGCCGAGCCGCTGCGGGCCCGCGAGTTCAGCCCCACCGAGTACCGCTTCAACATCCTCCCCCTGGGCGGCTACGTCAAGATGCTCGGGCAGGAGGACGTCAACCCCAACGCCGTCAGCGACGCCCCCGACAGCTACCAGAACTGCATTCCCTGGAAGCGGATGGTGGTCATCTCCGCCGGCGTGATCATGAACATCATCACCGCGGCCATCCTCTTCATCGCCGTGTTCATGGCCGGCCTGCCGGTCGAGCCCGCGAAGGTCGGCACCGTGTTCGCCGGCTCTCCCGCAGCCACCACTCTGCCCACGAACGCCGCCGAGGCCGGCGTCCAATCCCCCGGCCTGCTCCCCGGCGACCGCATCGTCAGCATCAATGGCCGCACGCCTAACTCCTTCAGCGACCTCACGCTGGAAACCGCGATGACCGGCCCGCAGGAGGACATCAACCTGGTGGTCTCGCGCGACGGCGTTGAGCGGCCGCTGGCCTTCCGCCTCCGCCCCGAGCCCGGCAAGCTGACGGGGCTGCTGGAGATCGGCGTGGCGCCCTCGCGCTCGACGCAGCTCATGGACGCCGAGGACGACGCCGAGCTGGAGGCCTGGCAGAAGGACATGGCCAAGAAGGGCTTCCCCGAGATTCAGGCGGGGGCCGAACTGATCCGCGTCGGTGAACACGTCGCTCACGACGGCAACGAAGTCGACGACGCTGCCCGCCACTCCGGCGGCCGCCCCTTTGAGGCCGAGTTCCGCAACAAGGACGGAACAACCTCGGTCGTGGTGCTCCAGCCGATGCCGGAGATGGACACCGACATCCTGCCCGTGAGCGGACGGATCATCACCCCCGTCGAGCACCTGCTCGGCCTGATGCCTGTCATGAAAGTGGATCTGGCAGCGGCGAAGGCCGAGGCCCAGGGCCTCCGTGCCGGCGATGTCTTCGCCCGCATCGGCGACATCGAGTTCCCCAGCATGACGCAAGGCATGACCGCCATCAAAGCCCATTCGGGCAAGCGGCTCCCCATTACCGTGCTCCGCGAGGAGAACGGCGTCAGAAAGCCCGTGCAGCTCGATGTCAAGGTCAGCCGCAAGGGCCAAATCGGATTCCACGTGGGCGACGTCGGCGACGCCGAAGCCCTCGTCGCCCTGCCGTACGACCAGCTCCGCCGACCGCGCGAGAAGGAGCCCTTCCGCCCCGCGGCCGCGGGCGTCATCGTCTCCCCCGGCACTCGCATCGTCGGTGTGAATGACCAGGCGGTGAATGACTTCGCCTCGCTGCGGGCCGCGCTGCTGGATGCCACCAGCGCCGCCACCGACGGCGCGACCATCAATCTCAAGGTCCAGCGCCCCTCCCACGGCCAGCCTCCCGCGGCCGATGCGCCGGTCGAGACATTCCCCATGCGTCTCCAGCAGGCCGACATCACCAGCCTGCGTGCCCTCGGCTGGCAGAGCCCCGTCGGTCTGCCCTTCGAGCCCGAGCAGACCAAGCGCAAGGCCGCGACGCCGGTGGAGGCGATCAAGACCGGCCTCGCGGAAACCCGTCGCGTGATGCTGACGACCTACGTCACCTTCGCCCGCCTGGCGCAGGGCACCGTCAAGGTTGAGCACCTCAAGGGTCCCGTCGGCATCGCCCACATCGGCACGCTGGTCGCCAGCAAGGGCCTGATCAATCTGCTCTTCTTCATGGCCCTGATCTCGATCAACCTCGCGGTGATCAACTTCCTGCCGCTGCCGATCGTTGACGGCGGCCAGTTCCTGTTCCTGGTCTACGAGCAGGTGCGCGGGAAGCCCGTGCCCATGGGCTTCCAAAACGCCGTGACCATGGCGGGCCTGGTGCTCATCGCCAGCATGTTCCTGATCGTGACGTTCAACGACATCTCCAACCTGCTGGGCTTCTGA
- a CDS encoding alpha/beta fold hydrolase translates to MHFSADDLVLLCLFLLLGLVLAFVAVTAYTAWVLTHPYRRTYASALARGRPGDPSELNGPEGLGWQFSSWELAWNGRTLPVWDVVGMNPSGPVVVLSHGWGDSRIGALSRLSGVAAFASRAVLWDLPGHGEAQGSCSLGTLEVDALTALIERIGSPVVLYGWSLGAGVSIAAAARPANPSTPAVLGVIAEAPYCRPETPARNVLRSWGLPRGWTLASALALLGVRFGVGPRWRAFDRATLAAQLTVPVLVLHGEADDVCPLEDGRRIATGAKRGRLVAIPGAGHHGLWTDDRTAVLCRQAVGEFVAGLARDTTLNSAHAQQSHS, encoded by the coding sequence ATGCACTTCAGCGCAGATGACCTGGTGCTGCTGTGCCTCTTCCTGCTGCTGGGCCTCGTCCTCGCGTTCGTGGCCGTCACCGCGTACACCGCCTGGGTCCTCACGCACCCGTACCGCCGCACCTACGCGTCGGCCCTCGCCCGGGGCCGCCCGGGCGACCCCAGCGAGCTGAACGGCCCCGAGGGGCTAGGGTGGCAATTCTCGTCATGGGAGCTCGCATGGAACGGCCGCACGCTGCCGGTCTGGGATGTGGTCGGCATGAACCCATCCGGCCCCGTGGTCGTCCTCAGCCATGGCTGGGGTGACTCGCGGATCGGCGCACTGTCACGCCTCTCCGGCGTTGCCGCGTTCGCCTCGCGGGCGGTCCTCTGGGATCTGCCCGGGCACGGCGAGGCGCAGGGCTCCTGCTCGCTCGGCACACTTGAGGTCGATGCACTCACTGCCCTGATCGAGCGCATCGGATCGCCTGTAGTTCTGTATGGATGGTCGCTGGGAGCGGGAGTATCCATCGCCGCGGCGGCCCGGCCGGCGAACCCCTCAACCCCCGCAGTTCTCGGCGTCATCGCCGAAGCGCCATACTGCCGCCCCGAGACCCCCGCCCGCAACGTGCTGCGGAGCTGGGGGCTGCCCCGAGGATGGACGCTCGCCTCCGCTCTCGCCCTGCTCGGAGTCCGCTTCGGCGTGGGGCCACGCTGGCGAGCGTTCGACCGCGCGACACTGGCCGCTCAGCTCACAGTGCCCGTCCTGGTGCTGCACGGCGAGGCCGACGACGTCTGCCCCTTGGAAGATGGCCGCCGGATCGCCACCGGCGCGAAGCGTGGGCGACTCGTCGCCATCCCCGGCGCGGGGCATCACGGCCTCTGGACGGACGACCGCACGGCCGTCCTCTGCCGCCAGGCGGTGGGGGAGTTCGTTGCCGGGCTCGCGCGGGATACCACCCTAAACTCCGCCCATGCGCAGCAGTCCCACAGTTGA
- the deoC gene encoding deoxyribose-phosphate aldolase — protein sequence MRSSPTVDAVMVAERAASFTKRSIKNASKLSGLKLALSMLDLTTLEGKDSPEKARGLCRKAVRPWERDEQVLGERLPSVAAVCVYPSLVGVCKHDLGDCGVKVASVATGFPSGQYPLDVRLEDVRRAVAAGADEIDMVINRGAFLAGRYDEVADEITRTKKACARADGTSAHLKVILETGELETLDNVRRASDLAIRAMAEAGMPPHEHGNDFIKTSTGKVQPAATMPVTLVMLEAIRDWYLETGQIIGMKPAGGIRTAKQALHYLVMVKETLGKLPDGDAWLTPDYFRFGASTLCNDILRQIAWLKGGKYMAAYDFSEA from the coding sequence ATGCGCAGCAGTCCCACAGTTGATGCGGTGATGGTGGCCGAGCGGGCCGCGTCGTTCACGAAGCGCTCGATCAAGAACGCGAGCAAGCTGTCGGGCCTGAAGCTCGCGCTGTCGATGCTCGACCTCACCACTCTCGAAGGCAAGGACTCACCCGAGAAGGCCCGAGGGCTGTGCCGCAAGGCTGTGCGCCCCTGGGAGCGCGACGAGCAGGTGCTCGGCGAGCGGCTGCCCAGCGTCGCCGCGGTGTGCGTGTACCCCTCGCTCGTGGGCGTCTGCAAGCACGACCTTGGTGACTGCGGCGTCAAGGTTGCGTCCGTCGCGACGGGCTTCCCCAGTGGCCAGTACCCCCTCGATGTCCGCCTCGAGGACGTTCGTCGCGCCGTCGCCGCGGGCGCTGACGAGATCGACATGGTGATCAACCGCGGCGCCTTCCTCGCGGGCCGTTACGACGAGGTCGCGGACGAAATCACTCGCACAAAGAAGGCCTGCGCTCGCGCCGACGGCACCTCCGCCCACCTCAAGGTCATCCTCGAGACCGGCGAGCTCGAGACCCTGGACAACGTCCGGCGTGCCAGCGACCTCGCCATCCGCGCCATGGCCGAGGCCGGCATGCCCCCGCACGAGCACGGCAACGACTTCATCAAGACCTCCACCGGCAAGGTGCAGCCCGCGGCCACCATGCCCGTCACCCTCGTCATGCTCGAGGCCATCCGCGATTGGTACCTCGAGACCGGCCAGATCATCGGCATGAAGCCCGCCGGCGGCATCCGCACCGCCAAGCAGGCCCTGCACTACCTCGTGATGGTCAAGGAGACGCTCGGCAAGCTCCCCGACGGCGACGCTTGGCTCACGCCCGACTACTTCCGCTTCGGCGCCAGCACGTTGTGCAACGACATCCTGCGTCAGATCGCGTGGCTCAAGGGCGGGAAGTACATGGCGGCGTACGACTTCTCCGAGGCGTGA